The genome window ATAATACGGCGTCTGTGTGTATCGACTGTGTTCTTGCTGATTGAGAGATATTCCGCGATCTGCTTCCCATTATACCCTTTTACAAAGAGGTGGAGGACTTCCATCTCTCTTTCAGACAGCGGATTTACTTTATTTACCGCCTCGTTGTCAAGGAGACGCAGATAATCCTTAACAAGGACCGTGCATGCTTTTGTTGAAAGAAATATATCGCCTTTTGTAACTGAGCGTATCGCATCCAGGACAGCCTGGGGCGAGCTCTCTTTCAAGAGATATCCCTTCGCGCCTGCTTTCAGCGTCTCCGCGATAAAACGCCGGTCACTATGCATGGAAATTACGATTATAGCGATCCCTGGGTCCTGTGCTATTATTTTTTCCGTAGCCTGTATCCCGTTTATATTCGGCATAGTAACATCCATAAGTATTACATCAGGATGCAGCTCCTCTGTCATATTGACAGCCTCAAGACCATCTGATGCCGACCCTACAAGTTCAATGTCATCTTCGCTCTTAAGCAGGCTTTTCAGCCCTTCACGAAACAACTCATGGTCATCAGCGATAAGAAGCCTAATCATTTTCTCTCTCCTCATTTTCCCCGCATTTAACAGAGTTTATTTTAAGAGGTGCGAGCAAGGATATAGTAGTACCTGTTTTATCGGATATTATCTGCATATTGCCTCCGATATGTATCAATCTTTCCCTGATGCTAAACAATCCCAGTCCCGAGGAAGACCTTCTGCCCATATGGAACTTTTTGGGAAGTCCGATCCCGTTATCTTCAATAACGACCTGTATGCCGTTAGGACCTCTATTGACATTGATCGAAACATCATTGGCCTTTGAATGCTTTATAATATTGACCAGCAGCTCTCTTGACATTCTGTAGAGTATAACGCATACTGCATCGTCCGCAGCATAATCTTTCTGCGAACCCCTTGCCGTAACATTCCATCTGATTCCTCTCGGCGAAAGCAGGTTGTCTGCAAGTGCCTCGATTGCCGGCGTCAAACCTACCTCAAGGAGGATAGGAGGGCTCAATTGAAATATCAGCTGGCGGCTCTCTGCAATCATCTGCTCTGTGATCTTTAGTGAATTATCCAAACAATCAACTGCAGCCAATGGAATATCATAGTTTTCACGTAACTTGCGAAGATCAAACATCAGGGAAAGAAGCGAGTGCCCTATGCTGTCATGCAGGTCAGTAGCGATCTCCCTTCGTGTGTTTTCTTCGCTGAGAGTGACCTGCGTCGCAAGTTCTCTAAGCATTGTCCGGTAACGCAACAGTTTTTTTTGATTTTTCTTAAGTTTTTCGTCAGACTTCTTCCACTCTGTCCTGTCTAGAAAAATTGTCGCCGCCATGCCATCTGCAATAGGAAATGCCGTCACTTCAAGGTACTTCCCGGTATATCTGCTCTCATTCTCACAGTGTACGGGTTTTTCATTTTTTATACATTCGACTATTATCTCTCCCCAGCATGGTTCAACAGTCGGCCATACCTCATAGAAACTCCTGTCTACGATATCATCCTTCTTTACTTTGTTGACACGCTCATAAGCTGCATTGACATCGATAAATATCAGATGCTTCGTGTTTAAGTCCTTAATATCGCAGTCTATCCTGTAGATGGCAATAGGATTAAAGCTACGTTCGAAGAAAAAACTGTGCGGATATAATTGTGCCATAGTATGATCTTCCATTCCAATTCCAATTGTTTTTACATTTAAGCAATTCTGATTGACTTTATAGTGTGTCGGCCGGCGTTTTTTGAATATTTATTGCCATTTTACGCTAAGAGGATGCCTTTCCGTGGGAAGGGCACCCTCTTTTGACAGGTTTATTAAAGGACTGTCTTTGAATACTTGTCGCGCATGCCTTTGACTGCCGCTGCAAGCGCTTCAGGGTCAAGAACCATTTCCATCATGGAAATCTGTTCTTCC of Synergistaceae bacterium contains these proteins:
- a CDS encoding histidine kinase, whose amino-acid sequence is MAQLYPHSFFFERSFNPIAIYRIDCDIKDLNTKHLIFIDVNAAYERVNKVKKDDIVDRSFYEVWPTVEPCWGEIIVECIKNEKPVHCENESRYTGKYLEVTAFPIADGMAATIFLDRTEWKKSDEKLKKNQKKLLRYRTMLRELATQVTLSEENTRREIATDLHDSIGHSLLSLMFDLRKLRENYDIPLAAVDCLDNSLKITEQMIAESRQLIFQLSPPILLEVGLTPAIEALADNLLSPRGIRWNVTARGSQKDYAADDAVCVILYRMSRELLVNIIKHSKANDVSINVNRGPNGIQVVIEDNGIGLPKKFHMGRRSSSGLGLFSIRERLIHIGGNMQIISDKTGTTISLLAPLKINSVKCGENEEREND
- a CDS encoding response regulator transcription factor, which gives rise to MIRLLIADDHELFREGLKSLLKSEDDIELVGSASDGLEAVNMTEELHPDVILMDVTMPNINGIQATEKIIAQDPGIAIIVISMHSDRRFIAETLKAGAKGYLLKESSPQAVLDAIRSVTKGDIFLSTKACTVLVKDYLRLLDNEAVNKVNPLSEREMEVLHLFVKGYNGKQIAEYLSISKNTVDTHRRRIMDKLGCASMVELTKYAIREGFLTLE